In Arachis hypogaea cultivar Tifrunner chromosome 17, arahy.Tifrunner.gnm2.J5K5, whole genome shotgun sequence, a single window of DNA contains:
- the LOC112763314 gene encoding olee1-like protein, whose protein sequence is MGLKVQFLLLLCIILPAMVSGIRFIRINNNNPFSVKGRVYCDPCRFSFESLATTYIAGAEVILQCKDRITNDIVFSKQSQTDSSGAYTINVDADFENQVCDVKLLSSSQDDCKEPALGRDQSRVILNRFNGIATNDRFVNNLGFMKNEALSGCADILRKYYKFGSKN, encoded by the exons ATGGGCCTTAAAGTGCAATTTCTTTTGCTTTTGTGCATTATTCTTCCAGCAATGGTTTCAGGAATACGCTTCATACGCATAAATAATAACAACCCTTTCTCTGTGAAGGGTCGAGTTTATTGTGACCCTTGCCGTTTTAGTTTTGAGAGCCTTGCCACCACATACATTGCTG GTGCGGAGGTTATTTTACAATGCAAGGACAGGATCACAAATGACATTGTTTTCAGCAAACAAAGCCAAACTGATTCATCAGGAGCATATACAATAAATGTCGACGCAGATTTTGAAAACCAAGTTTGTGATGTGAAGCTTTTAAGCAGTTCACAAGATGATTGCAAAGAACCTGCGTTAGGTCGTGACCAATCTCGTGTCATACTCAACCGTTTCAATGGCATTGCCACCAATGATAGGTTTGTTAACAACTTGGGTTTCATGAAGAATGAAGCTTTGTCGGGTTGTGCCGATATTCTAAGGAAGTACTACAAATTCGGTTCTAAGAATTAG
- the LOC140180609 gene encoding uncharacterized protein has product MYCDTSFKGLGYVLMQYKNVVAYASQQLIPHEKNYPTHDLELAADLNMRQRRLIEFLKDYEFKLSYHHGKANVVADALSRKSLSISWRIMREKELISVFENLNLGMKGTSKGVVTAQLYLTSDFKTAIQKVQAQDTENVSTINTAKRRSTRGNISKLRWFVEIQKQNLCTCSRKFTTMNFDRNPLCRFSMYSGVTKMYQDLM; this is encoded by the exons ATGTATTGTGATACTTCTTTTAAAGGTTTAGGATATGTGCTGATGCAATATAAGAATGTGGTAGCTTATGCTTCACAACAGCTGATACCTCATGAGAAGAACTATCCAACGCATGACTTGGAATTAGCTGCG GACCTCAACATGAGACAGAGGCGATTGATAGAATTCCTAAAAGACTACGAGTTTAAGTTGAGTTATCATCatggaaaggcgaatgtagttgCGGATGCTCTAAGTCGGAAGAGTTTAAGTATTTCTTGGAGGATAATGAGGGAAAAGGAGTTGATTTCAGTTTTTGAGAATCTAAATTTGGGAATGAAGGGGACGTCAAAAGGAGTTGTTACGGCTCAATTGTACCTGACATCTGATTTCAAGACAGCTATTCAGAAAGTACAAGCTCAAGATACAGAAAATGTCAGCACTATTAACACAGCTAAAAGAAGATCAACGAGAGGAAATATATCAAAATTGAGATGGTTTGTGGAGATACAAAAGCAGAATTTGTGTACCTGCTCAAGAAAGTTTACGACAATGAATTTTGACAGAAACCCACTATGTAGGTTTTCTATGTATTCCGGTGTAACTAAGATGTACCAAGACCTGATGTAA
- the LOC112764984 gene encoding uncharacterized protein encodes MSVDLKKTTSNGHEKMLSLEEQQSLIMEVRRLIGPLSGKASLYCSDASIARHLRARNWNVKKAVKMLKQTLKWRAEYKPEEIRWEDVAQEADTGKIYRTDYVDKHGRTVLVMRPSRQNSKSIKGQVKYLVYCMENAILNLPPHQEQMVWLIDFQGFNLSHISVRVTRETAHILQDQYPERLGLAILYNPPKFFEPFFTMVKPLLEPKTYNKVKFVYADDNNTKKIMEDLFDLDQLESAFGGKNDTGFDINRYAERMKEDDKKIPSFWTGENSLSSVPVAPPSLDSIKLDSDSDPSDNEKRESSPDLDPDPRMDTEIVNHNDDNVLVNQEYGNARVDTH; translated from the exons ATGAGTGTGGATTTAAAGAAAACTACCTCTAATGGCCATGAGAAAATGTTAAGCTTAGAAGAGCAGCAGTCCCTG ATAATGGAGGTCAGAAGGTTGATTGGACCACTGTCTGGTAAGGCATCTCTTTATTGTTCTGATGCATCCATTGCAAGGCATTTGAGGGCACGGAATTGGAATGTCAAGAAGGCGGTTAAAATGTTGAAACAGACACTAAAATGGAGAGCAGAATACAAACCAGAAGAGATCCGATGG GAAGATGTTGCTCAGGAAGCGGATACTGGAAAGATCTACAGAACAGATTACGTTGACAAGCATGGGAGAACAGTCCTTGTCATGAGACCTAGCCGCCAG AACTCGAAGTCGATAAAAGGACAGGTTAAATATTTGGTATACTGCATGGAGAATGCTATTCTAAATCTTCCACCACATCAGGAACAGATGGTCTGGCTAATTGACTTCCAGGGTTTCAATTTGTCACATATATCAGTCAGGGTGACCCGTGAAACTGCACATATATTGCAAGATCAGTATCCTGAACGTCTGGGTCTTGCAATACTGTACAATCCACCTAAGTTCTTTGAACCATTCTTCACG ATGGTAAAGCCCCTATTGGAGCCTAAGACTTACAATAAAGTGAAGTTTGTTTACGCTGATGATAACAATACCAAGAAGATCATGGAGGATTTATTTGATTTGGACCAACTTGAATCTGCATTTGGCGGGAAGAATGACACAGGGTTTGACATAAACAGGTATGCGGAGAGGATGAAAGAGGACGACAAGAAGATTCCCTCTTTCTGGACAGGGGAGAACTCTCTGTCATCAGTTCCAGTTGCTCCTCCATCGTTAGATTCAATTAAGTTAGATTCTGATTCTGACCCATCTGACAACGAGAAGAGAGAATCTTCCCCTGACTTAGACCCTGACCCTAGAATGGACACCGAGATCGTTAACCATAATGATGATAATGTCTTGGTTAATCAAGAGTATGGAAACGCCAGAGTCGATACGCATTAA